In Alicyclobacillus vulcanalis, a single window of DNA contains:
- a CDS encoding acyl-CoA dehydrogenase family protein: MMEVRVPGGTFLLHEVDPAEVYTPEEFTDEHRMIRQTAREFVEREVWPKQDAIEQEDFDCVVRLLKQAGDLGLLAHSVPEAYGGLGLDKISKAIVGEMVGMTGAYGVAHSNHTCIATLPITYFASEGVKQRILPKMASGEYLGAYCLTEPTAGSDALAAKTVARRSEDGTHYLISGTKQFITNAGFADTFIVYAKVDGEHFTAFLVERTFPGISLGPEEQKMGIHGSSTRQVIFEDCPVPAENVIGEVGRGHAVALGVLNLGRFNLGAGNVGGAKRELQAAARYAAERRQFGRAIAEFPATQAKLASIAARIYAAESLVYRTAAMLEHELAPLYGELPTKDKESRLREHAIECAVCKVYGSETLWKAADEAVQIHGGYGYIREYHVERMLRDARIQRIFEGTNEINRLLIPTHFLRRISRDSAALARLSDAVDALGKLASGRAAQAAFGRAALEIMRSLYLAGCALVADRFAGRLDAEQEIAMQLADLAISLYAAESAVLRAEKAASDDAEVHRALAAVALDLEVQSAADAAMGLFAAVGDHAGSRERGLDAIRHLAALRDPDGIAHRRRLANLVVERGGYPLD, encoded by the coding sequence ATGATGGAAGTTCGGGTGCCTGGCGGGACCTTTCTCTTGCACGAGGTCGATCCGGCCGAGGTCTACACGCCCGAAGAGTTCACCGACGAGCACCGCATGATTCGCCAAACGGCGCGCGAGTTTGTGGAGCGCGAGGTGTGGCCCAAGCAGGATGCCATTGAGCAGGAGGACTTCGACTGCGTCGTTCGCCTGTTGAAACAGGCGGGGGATCTCGGCCTTCTCGCGCACAGCGTGCCAGAGGCGTACGGCGGCCTCGGCCTCGACAAAATCTCGAAAGCCATCGTCGGGGAGATGGTGGGGATGACGGGCGCCTACGGCGTCGCTCATTCCAACCATACCTGTATCGCGACGCTGCCCATCACCTACTTTGCGAGCGAAGGCGTGAAGCAGCGCATCCTGCCGAAAATGGCGAGCGGCGAGTATCTCGGCGCGTATTGCTTGACGGAGCCGACGGCCGGATCGGACGCGCTTGCCGCCAAGACCGTGGCGCGAAGGAGCGAGGATGGCACGCATTACCTCATCTCCGGGACGAAGCAGTTCATCACGAATGCGGGCTTTGCGGACACCTTCATTGTCTACGCCAAGGTGGACGGCGAACACTTCACCGCCTTTCTTGTGGAGCGGACGTTCCCTGGCATCTCGCTCGGCCCCGAGGAGCAGAAGATGGGCATCCACGGATCGTCCACGCGGCAGGTCATCTTCGAGGACTGCCCGGTGCCTGCGGAAAACGTCATTGGGGAAGTCGGACGCGGTCACGCGGTCGCGCTCGGCGTGTTGAACCTCGGCAGGTTCAACCTGGGCGCCGGCAACGTCGGCGGCGCGAAGCGGGAGCTGCAGGCCGCGGCCCGTTACGCTGCCGAACGGCGCCAGTTCGGCCGGGCCATCGCCGAGTTTCCTGCCACGCAGGCGAAGCTCGCGTCGATCGCGGCGCGCATTTACGCGGCGGAGTCGCTCGTCTATCGCACCGCCGCGATGCTGGAACACGAGCTCGCGCCGCTCTATGGTGAGCTGCCCACCAAGGACAAGGAGTCGCGTCTGCGGGAGCACGCCATCGAGTGCGCGGTGTGCAAGGTGTACGGGTCCGAGACGCTTTGGAAGGCCGCCGACGAGGCGGTGCAAATCCACGGCGGATACGGCTACATCCGCGAATATCACGTGGAGCGCATGCTGCGGGATGCGCGCATCCAGCGCATCTTTGAGGGCACGAACGAAATCAACCGCCTCCTCATCCCCACCCACTTTTTGCGGCGCATCAGCCGGGACAGCGCGGCACTCGCCCGCCTGTCCGATGCGGTGGACGCGCTCGGCAAGCTGGCTTCTGGGCGTGCGGCACAGGCGGCCTTCGGGCGCGCGGCCCTGGAGATCATGCGATCCCTTTATCTTGCAGGCTGTGCCCTTGTGGCGGATCGATTTGCCGGGCGACTGGACGCGGAGCAGGAGATTGCGATGCAGTTGGCCGATCTCGCGATTTCCCTCTACGCGGCGGAGAGTGCCGTTCTCCGGGCCGAAAAGGCCGCTTCTGACGACGCCGAGGTCCATCGGGCGCTCGCCGCGGTGGCGCTCGATCTTGAGGTGCAGTCTGCGGCCGATGCCGCCATGGGGCTGTTTGCTGCCGTGGGCGATCACGCCGGGAGCAGGGAGCGAGGCCTGGACGCCATCCGCCATCTCGCGGCGCTTCGCGATCCAGACGGGATTGCCCACCGGCGCCGGTTGGCGAACCTGGTCGTCGAAAGGGGCGGCTATCCGCTCGACTGA
- a CDS encoding DUF1934 domain-containing protein translates to MSAWLEPQEGVSWDCHVTWRRRARLHDERRTRYETTRGEARDARWLHVKGGHLLSFQDGEALYVVRMERDRVLMVRRGEVSLTQIFAEGKSQDLVLRAHGKELPVRAETRSVEVSVGEAGGRAHVTFDLVYADQEAQFVDLVFQWVRRS, encoded by the coding sequence ATGAGCGCTTGGCTGGAACCTCAGGAGGGCGTGAGCTGGGACTGCCACGTCACCTGGCGGCGGCGGGCCCGGCTTCATGACGAACGCCGAACGCGGTACGAGACCACCCGCGGCGAGGCGCGCGACGCGCGCTGGCTGCACGTGAAAGGCGGGCATCTGCTCTCGTTTCAGGACGGCGAGGCGTTGTACGTCGTGCGAATGGAGCGCGATCGCGTCCTCATGGTGCGCCGCGGGGAGGTGTCGCTCACACAAATCTTCGCCGAGGGCAAGTCGCAGGATCTCGTCCTTCGCGCCCACGGGAAGGAGTTGCCGGTCCGCGCCGAGACGCGGTCCGTCGAGGTGTCGGTGGGCGAGGCGGGAGGCCGCGCGCACGTGACCTTCGACCTTGTCTACGCGGACCAGGAAGCGCAATTTGTCGATCTCGTCTTTCAGTGGGTCCGGCGGTCCTGA
- a CDS encoding NADPH:quinone oxidoreductase family protein produces the protein MKAWVVRELGPHRDVLRLEDVPAPSMQAGAARIRVEATALNFLDLLVCQGQYQEKPPLPFTPGVEVSGIVEDIAEDVAQGAPFHMGDRVIALPALPAGGLAEQVVVPLAQVHKVPRGASPAEAAAMFITYHTAYYALHRLARLQPGEVLLVHAGAGGVGSAAIQLGKAAGARVIATAGGPEKVETCRQLGADEAIDYRTGDFVEAVKAFTQGRGADVIFDPVGGDVFDQSRKCIAFEGRLLVIGFASGRIPQAPMNHALVKNYSLVGVHWGLFHRLYPEAVREMHDALLRLYEAGQIRPLVRHIYPFEEAIQAMDALGGRQSVGKVIVAAP, from the coding sequence ATGAAGGCCTGGGTGGTGCGCGAACTGGGGCCGCATCGCGACGTGCTTCGCCTCGAGGACGTTCCGGCGCCCTCCATGCAAGCGGGCGCCGCACGAATCCGCGTGGAAGCTACGGCCCTCAACTTTCTCGATCTGCTGGTGTGCCAGGGACAGTACCAAGAAAAGCCGCCCCTGCCCTTCACGCCAGGCGTCGAGGTGTCTGGCATCGTCGAGGACATCGCGGAGGACGTCGCGCAAGGTGCGCCTTTCCACATGGGCGATCGCGTCATCGCCCTGCCGGCGCTGCCCGCGGGGGGCCTGGCGGAACAAGTCGTCGTGCCGCTCGCGCAGGTGCACAAGGTGCCGCGAGGGGCGTCACCCGCCGAAGCGGCGGCGATGTTCATCACGTATCACACCGCGTACTACGCGCTCCACAGGCTGGCGAGGCTTCAGCCCGGCGAAGTGCTGCTGGTGCACGCCGGAGCGGGCGGCGTGGGGTCGGCCGCCATTCAGCTGGGCAAGGCCGCGGGGGCGCGGGTCATCGCGACGGCGGGCGGCCCAGAGAAGGTGGAGACGTGCCGTCAGCTTGGCGCCGACGAGGCGATCGACTATCGGACAGGCGACTTCGTGGAAGCGGTGAAAGCGTTCACACAAGGCCGCGGCGCCGATGTCATCTTCGATCCGGTCGGCGGAGACGTATTTGACCAGTCGCGCAAATGCATCGCCTTCGAAGGGCGGTTGCTCGTCATCGGGTTTGCGAGCGGCCGAATTCCGCAGGCGCCGATGAACCACGCGCTCGTCAAGAACTACAGCCTTGTCGGCGTGCACTGGGGGCTCTTTCACCGGCTGTACCCAGAGGCGGTGCGCGAGATGCACGACGCGCTCCTTCGCCTGTATGAGGCGGGGCAAATCCGCCCGCTTGTGCGCCACATCTATCCCTTTGAGGAAGCCATCCAGGCGATGGACGCGCTCGGCGGCCGGCAAAGCGTCGGAAAAGTGATTGTAGCTGCGCCGTGA
- the speB gene encoding agmatinase, with translation MTFSFDVAKAFPLAYSGNVFIGATDDFHAAKAVIYGMPMDWTVSFRAGARLGPARIREVSLGLEEYSPYLDRDLSEISYFDAGDIPLAFGNPEESLERIYQYVSALYAADKLPIGLGGEHLVSWGAIRAAFERYPDLRVIHIDAHTDLRDHYEGEPLSHATVIKKVCDLIGPDRVYQFGIRSGTREEFQWAREHTHFAPFELAEPLRAALPELHGKPVYITWDIDVFDPATAPGTGTAEHGGIFAPEAFRAITYMKALRVVGFDLVEVAPQIDPTEQTQILASKIVREALLAFVR, from the coding sequence ATGACGTTCTCGTTCGATGTGGCAAAAGCGTTTCCGCTCGCCTACAGCGGCAATGTGTTCATCGGCGCAACCGACGATTTCCACGCCGCCAAGGCGGTCATCTACGGCATGCCTATGGACTGGACGGTCTCGTTTCGCGCGGGGGCGAGGCTCGGGCCCGCGCGCATCCGCGAGGTGAGTCTCGGGCTGGAGGAATACAGCCCCTATCTCGATCGCGACCTGAGCGAGATCAGCTACTTCGACGCCGGAGACATCCCCCTTGCCTTCGGCAATCCAGAGGAGAGCCTCGAGCGCATTTACCAGTACGTCTCGGCGCTCTACGCGGCGGACAAGTTGCCGATCGGCCTCGGCGGCGAACACCTCGTCTCGTGGGGCGCCATTCGCGCGGCGTTCGAGCGCTACCCGGATCTGCGCGTCATCCACATCGACGCGCACACCGACCTGCGCGATCACTACGAGGGCGAGCCCCTGTCGCACGCGACGGTCATCAAGAAGGTGTGCGATCTCATCGGGCCGGATCGTGTCTACCAGTTCGGCATTCGCAGCGGGACGCGCGAGGAATTTCAATGGGCCCGCGAGCACACGCACTTCGCGCCGTTTGAGCTCGCCGAGCCGCTGCGCGCCGCGCTCCCCGAGTTGCATGGGAAGCCCGTCTACATCACCTGGGACATCGACGTGTTCGATCCGGCGACCGCACCCGGGACCGGCACGGCCGAACACGGCGGCATTTTCGCGCCGGAGGCGTTTCGCGCCATCACCTATATGAAGGCCCTCCGCGTCGTCGGCTTCGACCTCGTCGAGGTGGCGCCGCAGATCGATCCGACCGAGCAGACGCAGATCCTCGCCTCCAAAATCGTGCGCGAGGCGCTCTTGGCGTTTGTGCGGTGA
- the speE gene encoding polyamine aminopropyltransferase: MKVAQTHLWFTELQNDNLTIGLRIEKTIHSEKTEYQQLDVYKTVQYGNLLVLDGCIMTTDKDEFVYHEMLAHVPLHTHPNPKSVLVVGGGDGGIIREVIKHPSVERAVLAEIDGRVVEASKKYFPHIASGLSDPRVDVQIVDGIRYVEEHPNEFDVILIDSTDPVGPAVGLFQRPFYESVFRALKEDGLMAAQTESPFINQDLIRQVYGDVRATFPVAKLYLAYVPTYPTGMWSFTLGSKKYRPQDVSEVRVHDTKYYNREIHHASLALPNFVKELVGE, translated from the coding sequence ATGAAGGTGGCACAGACCCATCTTTGGTTTACAGAACTTCAGAACGACAATTTGACCATCGGACTGCGGATAGAAAAGACGATTCACAGCGAGAAGACCGAGTACCAGCAGCTTGACGTCTACAAGACGGTTCAGTACGGCAACCTGCTCGTGCTCGACGGCTGCATCATGACGACGGATAAGGACGAGTTCGTGTACCACGAGATGTTGGCGCACGTGCCCCTGCACACGCATCCGAACCCGAAGAGCGTGCTCGTGGTCGGTGGCGGCGACGGCGGCATCATCCGCGAGGTCATCAAGCATCCGTCCGTGGAGCGCGCGGTGCTCGCCGAGATCGACGGGCGCGTCGTCGAGGCCTCCAAGAAATACTTTCCGCACATCGCGTCGGGCCTCTCGGATCCCCGCGTCGACGTGCAGATTGTGGACGGCATCCGCTACGTCGAGGAGCACCCGAACGAGTTCGACGTCATCCTCATTGACTCCACCGATCCCGTCGGGCCCGCGGTGGGGCTCTTCCAACGCCCGTTCTACGAGTCGGTGTTCCGCGCGCTCAAGGAAGACGGCCTGATGGCGGCCCAGACCGAGTCGCCGTTCATCAATCAGGACCTCATCCGCCAGGTCTACGGCGACGTGCGCGCCACGTTCCCGGTTGCGAAGCTCTACTTGGCGTACGTCCCGACGTATCCGACGGGGATGTGGAGCTTCACCCTCGGCAGCAAAAAGTATCGCCCGCAGGACGTCAGCGAGGTTCGGGTGCATGACACCAAGTACTACAACCGCGAGATTCATCACGCCTCGCTCGCCCTGCCGAATTTTGTGAAGGAGCTTGTCGGCGAATGA